One Gossypium hirsutum isolate 1008001.06 chromosome A08, Gossypium_hirsutum_v2.1, whole genome shotgun sequence genomic window, atttaaaattttcaatctaGTCATTAAAAATCGTAagtattttctatcaaaattaatcaacttgaaatttttaactcttgatttttaataattctgataaattctttaattttttaataatgcccttaattttttactttaaattcttGATTTTTAATACCCTTAATTAACAACATTCAGGGGTTGGACTCActaacttttttaataatttttttcactgaaatttttttttttgaatagaaTACCAGCTGGTGCATTTATCTCTATCTTCAATAAGGCCGCAGTCACCATTGGATCGGACAAGATCTTGATTAGGGCCTCAAATATCAAAGGTGTTATTCTTTGGGCTCCTTTTTTTCAATTCAGTATCTAAATTTGATCTCAAAGATCAAATTAGTACGTAAGTTACTtggctttatattttaatttgcttcaaataagtaatttattTTAAGCTACTAATCTCGATAGTCAACGTCATAAATTGGAATCTCCTTGCGAGTTAGAAATACCTTTAAGATTAGGACCTCGGAAGCTCACAATCTCGTGAGGTCAAGACCTGTGAGCTCATATAGTGGGGGTCACACTTTAACATGGATAGAATACATATCATCCATATATTACTTATATTTGTTATCTTGACATGACATTCTATCTAGGCCTTTACCGCAGTTGTTTATAGTCGTTGGCTCTCAGTAGAGCATAGAGATAAAACTCTCATTTCAAGACAATTCATTCAATTGTTAGAGGATTGGATCGACTACCTGATGAACAACACTTTTAAAACTTCTCCCAAAAGAACTGGTCTTCCTCAACACTCTTcaaacacacacaaaaagaaTTAAACAACTAATTTAAACATAGGGAATATTGTAACACGGAATTATACTACATATGTTAAATTACACATTTTTAGTACATATATTGTTCATTTGATtaaactttagggactaaatgtgACATTGACcatttatataactaatatacaaattttattattacaaaACTTAGTATGAAATAATTTTGATTGGATAACCACCCATCAGCTCTGGATTTTAAGGAACAATTtttagtacatataaaataggtTTAAGCTTGCCAAAAAAaccctcaattttttttaaaaaaacaattaagttcttgctgcttttttttttactcatttgggtacttgaactttcaaaatgtatcaaaaatatccttaaacttttcaaaaaaagcaattaagcccctactaTTTTTTTGTACTTAATTGGATACtttaactttcaaaatgcatcaaagagaccctcaaacttaaaaaaaaagcaattaagctcatgcttttattaaaaattagaaaaaatataaaaaattaaaaccaataaaagctataaatattgttaaattttaattaaaaatttaaatattaaaaattagaaaaaaatattaatatagtaaaaaatataaaaaaaaatataaaattttataaagtcgtaaagaaatataaattttgtaaattttttatcgTACAAAgaagaattttataatttttctataacatttattgatttttttatcatttttttcacaTGTCACATTGTGTTGTGACAcgtgatgactttaattgaaaaataccaggggtcattaatttttttatgatttttataaagttttacaattttttattttgttacgatttttataaaaaaattctaatttttctatatttttattaaaatttaataatttttttaaaatttattattttttataaattattttctaatttttaataagagaaggggcttaattgcttttttgaaaaattttgagggttttttgatgcattttgaaagttcaagtacccaattgggTGAAAAATTAGGGGCTCAGCTGCTTTTTTTTAAGAAGTTTGAGAgctttttttatgcattttgaaagttcaagtgatcaattgagtgaaaaaaaaggaAGGACTTAAttgcttcttttatttttattttttgaaaaagttttaagactttttacacccttaagtGTATAAAATATTGCAAAATTGATTAAACTTCAAGGGCTAAACTTGACATTAATCCCcttatataatttttgaaaattatataattacatataaaataaataccccaaatttaattaaacataaaaatattatccCTTTAATTTGTACAGTAATAACGAGGTCACCATCTATCTTGAGCATAATTTCTCAACGATCCTTTCCCACCACAGGACATACACCATTGATCAGACTTAGCCACCGACGACGATGACACCCCATCCCCACACTTAGCCACCGCCCTCACACTCTCTATCAACGCCTCCGTTCGAGCCTCCTGCGCCATGATCTCCGCCAACTTGTCCGGACTTATCACTAGCTTCACTTTCCACACTCTAGGTGTCGCCGCCTCCTCCGTGTCGGTTCTCTTCAATAGTACCCTCTGCTGATGATCGAACGACATACGATACGGAGACGAAGAAGTGGATACAAGAtcgttgttgttgttgttgttgttgttgttaagGGGGAGGAGATAATAGAGCTGGCCTGCACGGAGCTTTTCGTTGTTAAACAAAGGCTGCTGGGAGAGCAAAGTGTGAGGGGTGCGGCGGTAAATGGCCATGGCTGGGAACTGTTTTGTTATGCAGGCGGCGGAGATGGGTGGCGAAAGCTCCATGATGCCGCCGTTGGGTGTTGCCACTTTTATTGTTTCTTCAGCTTCATCGAATGGTTTGAAAACGCAATTGCCCATATTAGGTCTTCTTCTTCACTATTTTCTCTCAGCtgctaataaataatataaagctTCTTCTTCTTGGTCTTGGTTTTATAGAAATTTAAGTAGGGAGGGAATGGGGGTGTGTGGTTTTATGCCatgaaatataattatttttttttaaattagaaaaaaattaatgaaaacttatatttaaaattttaaaattttaattaaaaaataatttaatttatttaagtgattgatagttaaatataacatatttttaaaaaaataaactgcCTATATCaaactaacataattaaataatttgtcATTTTGGCAGTCTCAAAAACAATTAATAGCTCTTCAGGGGGTGTCTTCAAACACATGCACATCTGTAATCCCCTCTGTAGCCATCTTAGCAAGACGATTAGTGACTTCCTTTCTCTCTCTTTGAATATGCTTTATTTGCTAACGTTCTATGGTTTGTAAGATCATGTGAATCCATCTTACCAAAGTTGAAGATGAGTCAGCAAAGTAAATATCTTGAAGAGCTTTGATGACCtctttattatatcatttttttagaTAAAGGCCAAATCATCTAAAATACTTTCAGATTTCAGCATCAAGACCTGAAGAAAGCCCTAAATAACAATTGTATCCAAAGATTCATTCCCCATCTTGCTTGTACATCACTCCCCTAGCAGCAACAAGTCCTGCATCTATCTTAATAGCCTCATCAATATACATATGAATCAAAGTGTACAGACAAATTGCCTTTATGAACTCAAAAATCCCAGATCACAGAAGATATAATAGTTTCAGTGGAGTTTCAacttatttattgaaaaataaaaaaattttgttcaaagtAATTAAACTAAAAAGGGTGGACTAAATACCCCAATATATaaccattttaaaaataatctttaatatcacaaataaattaaaattataccaGCAAATATAGAAACATATGAGAATTTTAAAAtggataaaattattgaaatcgTCGGTGCCAAACCGAAATCCAAAATCTTGTGGCATTCATATATGAACGCCCCACTTTTCTGTGCTTGTACCACAAAATCGTCATACATGCATTATAGATGATCATCATCAAAAGAGGTTTATTTTCGGTACGAGAaatattttgagttggaattataTTGTACTAAATgatgataaattgaaaaaaattaaatataggaTTTTTAGTATAAAGTTTTAGTATTATAAAAGTATTTGTTATgtcagtaaaaaaattaaaaaataaatatatttatgttaaatttaaataaagtttactattatttgtattattattaaatagtaattagtcAACTTGACAAGATTCTATCTATGCAAATGTGACCAAAAACTTGATccttcaaattattttatttcttaatatggAACTTTCTTTCCTAAAAGTTTATTTTCATCCCAACAACTGGACAATCCAAGTTGTCATTTAAAGCCCATTTGGACTGCCATTAAAGACTGCCTTTAGGGAGGTAACGAGTTTAACGATAACGTATGTGATtcaaacgtaacatttcaaatataaacaactaaaatgtaatctgaaacAAATAAAAGTGctgttttttataatttacccgtTCAATCTTCACCCATGGGAATAGAGAATATTTTATGACTAGTCGTTTCTCTTTAGAGAACTCCTATGATGAAGAGGTTAATCACTGCTACAGACACTCTAATtttgacaaaagaaaaaaaaaatataccaAGGGGTAAGTGAAGAATAGAAAAGTTAAGCATGGATAATAGTTTTAAAAGGTTTTAAGTTTGGAGATGTTGAAATCCCAACTGAAGTATTGGGTAGGTCAAGGACAGGAGGGGACCAATAGATTCTGATTGATCTCCAATCAtagggattttttttttaatttggtacccTTAATAGAAtccatttaaatataattttttattttatttttattaaagaaaaatagttattaaatatgttttcattattaacaataatttttttatttacaaaatgtgattctcaaatttttttaaaaagaaaataaaaattattttttaaatttgaaaatgaaaaataaaaataaaaaatattttctggaaTTATTGATTTAATCAATTTCTCTGTTGTCTTTGTATTTGGAGGAAATAATGCTTTTGCTATTTTAAATACACTATAAATGTCCTTAACCTTAATAAAAAATTTCGATTTAATTTAGTGACACAAATCAAGTCAACTcaatataaaaaaagtttaatgataaatttggccactaacatttacatgttttatcaaaatagtcctaattatatttttgaacattttttaaCCATCAACCTTTGTCATTCTTTTCAAATTGCTTTTTTTAACAGATATGATAAGAATACAGTTAAAAAAGTTAACAGGAAAATGTGAAATTTcatatgtggaatatttttaatgagatgtaatttattacttagataatcCAATAAATAATTATgtgtggaaaataataaaataaataattcatgaagttaaaaaaagaatccttaatttaaataaaataaatttaattatcttattaggttacctaagtaataaattacatcttatTAAAGATATTCCACATAATTCCCgttaaattactttaattaaatttgttaaaaaaagcagttagaaaaaaaaagttcatgGCAAAAAAAGGATCAAAAATACAATTTGagtcattttgacaaaacatataaacgttaggggccaaatttatcattaagcctaaaaaaactaattcatcaaaataaatatattattattttagtaagtTGCTGTTTGATAAATTggaaaatttaaatattgaaaaaaaattaagtattcaatttaagttataaaatatgattGGTATAGTCTTAAATTAAGTacgaaatataattaaattagtcgataaatataatttttaaaaatttatgtaacaacgccaaactcaacattttaggaGAGTCCAAGTATGATGTGTCACTTCAGAgaaatcatttatttttaaaattgtttttgtcGTATACCCTATAAAATTGGGGTTTTgtattaaacatttaaataaataataaaatatagtatAAGTCATGTGACATATaagttttaataatataattttcattGTATCAAATATAACACTGGAAAATCATTTCATATCTCAAATGAAGTTtcattaaaatatagtttatcaACAAAGGTTTCAAGTACAATTTCTTCTCCAATTACAATCAGACATCACCTCCCATAAGTTATACGAAGTATAACATAATAGAAGTCTCACAAAAGCAGATGTTCTTTAACGTAGTTTAACGAATGCCTTCCTTCAACAGTAAGCCtgagaaggaaaaggaaaatggGGTAAGTTAAAACAAAGAAGTCTTATCAATAACTATTAATACTTCAAGGAAATCACATCAAAGAGTTGAACACAATCACATAGTTCGCCAGATGGCGAGTACCATACACAGACAGTCTATTCATCAATTTACTATCCCTTTGGTTCATACATTACGCCTATATGACCATACATATAAACCTTCTTCATACCAGCCACGTACCCAAGCCCTTAGTTAGATTCATATAATATATTCCATTCATATTCTTTTGTTTGTATTATTTGTAATGATTTGTCAATTTGATTTGCAACATACATTTGCCCTACCAGAGGCTACACAACCATTTTCATGTATCATGATCTGCCAATTCAATGTACATTCCATTGAAGGCATCGCCATGAATATTTccttaacatcatttccatgtttCAATCTATATCATTCTTGTCAGAAGCATAAGGTAGTGGCTTAAGTATGAAGAATGATTCTTACTCTTTAACACATATATTAGAAACCTAGACTGACAACTCTGAACAACCATTTTTCATATACGTACACACTTCACTTTATAAAGCATAAGTATTTACCTTACaccaaatataaaacataaataccACACACATGGAAGTATGAAGAAACTCACTAGAAGTACAACAAAGTCTATATAACAAGACCTTTTCCTTCATCCCTTATACTTTCTTTAGTGTCTTGAgttaaaatacaaataatta contains:
- the LOC107930481 gene encoding uncharacterized protein, which translates into the protein MGNCVFKPFDEAEETIKVATPNGGIMELSPPISAACITKQFPAMAIYRRTPHTLLSQQPLFNNEKLRAGQLYYLLPLNNNNNNNNNDLVSTSSSPYRMSFDHQQRVLLKRTDTEEAATPRVWKVKLVISPDKLAEIMAQEARTEALIESVRAVAKCGDGVSSSSVAKSDQWCMSCGGKGSLRNYAQDRW